In Chryseobacterium lactis, a single genomic region encodes these proteins:
- a CDS encoding YceI family protein produces the protein MKRLLLFAMVCASISFVSAQKKFDKVSKVTSSEIRWWGYKVVKTEASSHSGTIKLKSGKFNFDHTVLVDGEFVIDMRSMMAGDVSDEDQIKLTNDLKSTNFFEVKKFPIAKFHLTKIIPLANSEFNSTVYGDLTLKGVRKTISFPANVYVTQFTVVIESAKFSLNRRDFKVFYQSSLKDYFIKNEMDIQFKLSTEKLDNDNRVPAKKK, from the coding sequence ATGAAAAGATTACTATTGTTTGCTATGGTGTGCGCAAGCATTTCATTTGTTTCTGCCCAGAAGAAATTTGATAAAGTGTCTAAAGTGACTTCGTCAGAGATCAGATGGTGGGGATATAAGGTTGTAAAAACTGAAGCATCCTCCCACTCAGGAACAATAAAGCTGAAAAGTGGAAAATTTAATTTTGACCATACTGTTTTGGTAGACGGAGAGTTTGTAATAGATATGAGAAGTATGATGGCAGGAGATGTTTCTGATGAGGATCAGATCAAACTTACGAATGACCTGAAAAGTACCAACTTCTTTGAAGTAAAAAAATTCCCTATTGCAAAATTCCATTTGACTAAGATTATTCCTTTAGCAAACAGCGAATTTAATTCTACAGTATATGGAGATCTTACTCTTAAAGGAGTGAGAAAAACGATCTCTTTCCCTGCGAATGTATACGTAACTCAGTTTACAGTGGTGATTGAATCCGCGAAGTTTTCCTTAAACAGAAGAGACTTCAAGGTATTCTATCAATCTTCATTGAAAGACTATTTCATCAAAAATGAAATGGATATTCAGTTTAAATTATCTACTGAAAAGTTGGATAATGACAACAGAGTCCCTGCGAAGAAGAAATAA
- a CDS encoding HopJ type III effector protein, with translation MILLEQLKNSPETIQFSKVIAYIDENYNFTPTAFKNGDTTNQAGQNNGSCKVFSFAKLQGLAEEETLFLFGDFYRIDVLTNPGGDDHQNIRNFIKFGREGIVFDGDALEKK, from the coding sequence ATGATATTATTAGAACAATTAAAAAATTCTCCGGAAACGATTCAATTCAGTAAAGTCATTGCATATATTGATGAAAATTACAATTTCACCCCTACAGCATTTAAAAATGGAGATACCACCAACCAGGCAGGACAGAATAATGGTTCATGTAAAGTTTTCAGTTTTGCAAAGCTTCAGGGATTAGCCGAAGAGGAGACGTTATTCCTTTTCGGAGACTTTTATAGAATAGATGTCCTGACAAACCCTGGTGGCGACGATCACCAGAATATCAGAAACTTTATAAAGTTCGGGAGGGAAGGTATTGTCTTTGACGGAGATGCTTTAGAAAAAAAATAA
- a CDS encoding glucokinase, producing MILNPKFPLYLPGVENSNNDNISIIGASLREDITILGYFVSGNGGLEIKKQNTYATKEYASFADILKAFINDNQLENVKRLGMAVPGPVFDGKSTPPRLGWHLDVEEYKREFGFEQAEMLNDLEASAYGMALLEDNDLEAIYTSGHLEKGNVAILAPGNGLGEAGYFFDGQYLRPFATEGGHSEFSPRTNVEVEFYQFLNNIYGIVSWENVLSKSGLFNIYRFLRDVKRHPEPEWLGERLASGNFVEELYKAAVEENVLICRIALDTFLEFLAREANNLTLKLKATGGLLIAGDIPQMVREYIDKDKFYEKFKISDKMEDMFKNIPIYLIKQNHTALKGIALYTAYYQL from the coding sequence ATGATTCTGAATCCAAAATTTCCACTTTATTTACCAGGAGTAGAGAACAGTAATAATGATAATATCTCTATCATCGGAGCAAGCCTCCGTGAAGATATAACAATCTTAGGCTATTTTGTTTCCGGGAACGGAGGTCTTGAGATCAAAAAACAAAATACATACGCAACAAAGGAATATGCTTCTTTTGCAGATATTTTAAAAGCATTTATCAACGATAATCAGCTGGAAAATGTAAAACGCCTTGGAATGGCAGTACCGGGACCTGTATTTGACGGGAAGAGTACACCTCCGAGATTAGGTTGGCATTTAGATGTTGAAGAGTACAAGAGAGAATTCGGGTTTGAACAAGCAGAGATGCTGAACGACCTTGAAGCTTCTGCTTACGGAATGGCACTTCTTGAAGATAACGATCTTGAGGCCATTTACACAAGCGGGCATCTTGAAAAAGGAAATGTAGCGATTCTTGCACCCGGAAACGGACTTGGAGAAGCCGGTTATTTCTTTGACGGACAATACCTGAGACCATTCGCGACTGAAGGCGGGCATTCTGAATTTTCACCAAGAACCAATGTAGAGGTCGAGTTTTACCAGTTTTTAAATAACATTTATGGAATTGTAAGCTGGGAAAATGTACTTTCTAAATCCGGTTTATTCAATATCTACAGATTCTTAAGAGATGTAAAAAGGCATCCGGAACCGGAATGGTTAGGAGAACGTCTTGCCAGTGGTAACTTTGTAGAAGAACTTTATAAAGCGGCTGTTGAAGAGAATGTATTGATCTGCAGAATTGCTTTAGACACCTTCCTGGAGTTTTTGGCAAGAGAAGCGAATAATTTAACGCTAAAATTAAAAGCTACCGGAGGATTACTCATTGCAGGAGATATTCCTCAAATGGTAAGAGAATATATAGATAAGGACAAGTTTTATGAGAAGTTTAAAATCAGTGACAAAATGGAAGATATGTTTAAGAACATTCCGATTTATCTGATTAAGCAAAATCATACGGCACTCAAAGGTATTGCACTTTACACAGCCTACTATCAGCTATAA
- a CDS encoding helix-turn-helix transcriptional regulator: MSSNKNALIRYKTLDKCLKNKYRKYTLEDLIDECSEALFEFEGKESFVSKRTIQLDLQNMRSEKFGYEAPIEVYERKYYHYSDPDYSIHNISVNESDLKAMNNAVQILKQFKDFSMFKDMNGVIQKLEDSIHATNQKSIIHLDKNEQLKGLEHIDILYESIASKKVLEILYKSFTARESSVYTVHPQLLKEFNNRWFLICLHKQKMYNLALDRMESIEIAENLPYIDKDLDGDEYFKDIVGVTVAESMVPKNVVFWVDAHNAPYVKTKPLHRSQKIINESDEGTLFKICVQINFELERLLLGFGDSLVVHKPRRLRLRMEEKFIMGSKNYQNLIVPDDK; encoded by the coding sequence ATGTCATCCAATAAAAACGCTCTGATCCGCTACAAAACGCTAGATAAGTGTCTTAAAAATAAGTACAGGAAATATACACTGGAAGATCTTATCGATGAATGTTCTGAAGCTTTGTTTGAATTTGAAGGAAAAGAATCTTTTGTCAGCAAACGAACGATCCAGCTTGATCTGCAGAATATGCGGAGTGAGAAATTTGGGTATGAAGCTCCTATTGAGGTTTATGAAAGGAAATATTATCATTACAGTGATCCCGATTACAGCATCCATAATATTTCTGTGAATGAAAGTGATCTGAAAGCGATGAATAATGCTGTTCAGATTTTAAAACAATTCAAGGATTTTTCCATGTTTAAAGACATGAACGGGGTGATTCAGAAGTTGGAAGATTCCATCCATGCAACAAATCAGAAATCCATTATTCATCTGGATAAAAATGAACAGTTGAAAGGATTGGAACATATTGATATTCTGTATGAAAGTATTGCTAGTAAGAAGGTTTTGGAAATTTTATATAAAAGTTTTACGGCTAGGGAATCAAGTGTTTATACGGTTCATCCGCAATTATTAAAGGAATTTAATAACCGTTGGTTTTTGATTTGTCTGCATAAGCAAAAAATGTATAATCTGGCCCTCGACAGAATGGAAAGTATCGAAATCGCAGAAAACCTGCCTTACATTGATAAAGATCTGGACGGCGATGAATATTTTAAAGATATTGTGGGCGTTACCGTGGCAGAGTCCATGGTACCTAAAAATGTTGTTTTTTGGGTGGATGCTCATAATGCTCCTTATGTAAAAACAAAACCACTGCACAGAAGCCAGAAAATCATTAATGAATCGGATGAAGGTACTTTGTTTAAAATCTGTGTACAAATCAATTTTGAATTGGAAAGACTGTTGCTGGGATTTGGAGACTCTCTGGTCGTTCATAAACCAAGAAGACTACGATTGAGAATGGAAGAGAAATTTATCATGGGAAGTAAAAATTATCAAAATCTGATTGTTCCGGATGATAAATAA
- a CDS encoding DUF1800 domain-containing protein, producing MADSLVKNKHLLWRAGFGIGINQIDDLKNKNIKTLMNELFKQDSFTEVNYDTPDTDPTADYMNSNAPAEKKKEMQRINREQNNELNLNFLDKMVNSKEQMREKMAFFWHGHFASRVLNPKFNRQLLNTIRKNALGNFKDLLFEVSQSPAMLNFLNNQQNKKDHPNENFAREVMELFTMGRGNYTEKDVREGARAFTGWSYDKEGNFKERKNLHDEGTKTFLGKTGNFSGADVLNIILEQKSTSQFITTKIYKFFVNENVDKDIVDKLSTGFYNSGYDIKKLMTEIFSSSWFYDQKNIGNRIKSPVELMAGIMRVLPMHIQNPENLIVYQKLLGQMLLYPPNVSGWPNGKSWIDSSTLMLRLQVPQIWSGLRPLEYSPRQDDDIDMGMKSRETALNKTFKNPNITIDWDRVDKIFTSKKCEDYLIQNSKSLDMNTVNSFSDKSIKMTVINLMSTPEYQLM from the coding sequence ATGGCTGATTCATTAGTAAAAAACAAACATCTTCTCTGGCGTGCAGGATTCGGGATTGGAATCAATCAGATTGACGATCTGAAAAATAAGAATATAAAAACGCTGATGAATGAATTATTTAAACAAGACAGCTTCACAGAGGTCAATTATGACACTCCCGATACAGATCCCACCGCAGATTATATGAACAGCAATGCTCCCGCAGAAAAGAAAAAGGAAATGCAAAGGATTAACAGGGAGCAAAACAACGAACTCAACCTGAACTTTCTCGATAAAATGGTGAACAGCAAGGAACAGATGAGAGAGAAAATGGCATTTTTCTGGCACGGACATTTTGCATCAAGGGTGCTCAATCCTAAATTCAACAGACAGCTTTTAAATACTATCCGAAAAAATGCATTGGGTAATTTTAAAGATTTGCTTTTTGAAGTAAGCCAGTCGCCCGCCATGCTCAACTTTCTGAACAATCAACAGAACAAGAAAGATCATCCCAATGAAAATTTTGCCCGTGAAGTAATGGAACTCTTTACCATGGGAAGAGGCAACTATACTGAAAAAGATGTGAGAGAAGGTGCAAGAGCTTTTACAGGCTGGAGCTATGATAAAGAAGGCAATTTTAAAGAACGCAAAAACCTGCATGATGAAGGAACCAAAACCTTTTTGGGTAAAACAGGTAATTTTTCTGGTGCTGATGTTTTAAATATTATTTTAGAACAAAAAAGTACCTCCCAATTTATTACCACCAAGATCTATAAATTTTTTGTCAATGAAAATGTAGATAAGGATATTGTTGACAAGCTCAGCACAGGCTTCTACAATTCCGGTTATGATATCAAAAAGCTGATGACAGAGATATTTTCAAGTTCATGGTTTTATGATCAGAAGAATATTGGAAACAGGATAAAATCTCCTGTAGAGCTGATGGCCGGAATAATGCGGGTACTTCCCATGCACATTCAGAATCCGGAAAACCTCATTGTTTATCAGAAGTTATTGGGGCAGATGCTGCTCTACCCTCCCAATGTATCCGGATGGCCAAACGGAAAATCCTGGATCGACAGTTCTACGCTGATGTTAAGACTTCAGGTTCCCCAGATTTGGTCAGGGCTACGTCCTTTAGAATATAGCCCAAGACAGGATGATGACATTGATATGGGGATGAAATCCCGCGAAACGGCTTTAAACAAGACTTTTAAAAACCCGAATATCACAATAGACTGGGATCGGGTCGATAAGATTTTTACTTCTAAAAAATGTGAAGATTATTTAATTCAAAATTCCAAAAGTCTGGATATGAATACTGTAAATAGTTTTTCTGATAAGAGTATAAAAATGACTGTCATCAACCTGATGTCCACTCCGGAATATCAGTTAATGTAG
- a CDS encoding RtcB family protein, producing MGTQGDGNHFLFVGTSKNTGNTMLVTHHGSRAPGAALYDKGMKVANRFRQDISPETLRENAWIPYDTDEGRSYWEALQLIRQWTKENHTSIHDAVLNRLEIEKEDRYWNEHNFVFKDGDLFYHAKGATPLDEKFMPDITGPRLIPLNMAEPVLIVQGKTTERNLGFAPHGAGRNFSRSQHKKSMAHKTTEEIFNEETEGLDIRFYSNEVDISELPSAYKSAKNVRAQIEEYGLCEVLDEVMPYGCIMAGDVQKNAPWKRKKKFRKA from the coding sequence ATGGGAACTCAGGGTGACGGAAATCATTTCTTATTTGTAGGAACATCCAAAAATACAGGAAACACCATGCTGGTTACTCACCATGGATCCAGAGCACCGGGTGCTGCATTATATGATAAAGGAATGAAGGTAGCCAACCGTTTCAGACAGGATATTTCTCCTGAAACATTAAGAGAAAATGCATGGATTCCTTATGATACCGATGAAGGGAGATCTTACTGGGAAGCTCTTCAGTTAATCAGACAATGGACAAAAGAAAATCATACGTCCATTCATGATGCTGTGTTAAACAGACTGGAAATAGAAAAAGAAGACCGTTACTGGAATGAACATAATTTCGTTTTTAAAGATGGTGATCTGTTCTATCATGCAAAAGGAGCTACTCCGCTGGATGAAAAGTTTATGCCTGATATCACGGGCCCAAGACTGATTCCTTTGAATATGGCAGAACCGGTATTAATTGTTCAGGGAAAAACGACTGAGAGAAACCTGGGATTTGCACCACACGGTGCAGGAAGAAATTTCAGCAGAAGTCAGCATAAAAAGTCTATGGCTCATAAAACAACTGAAGAAATCTTTAATGAGGAAACTGAAGGATTAGATATCCGTTTCTATTCCAATGAAGTTGATATTTCTGAGCTGCCAAGTGCCTATAAAAGTGCCAAAAATGTAAGAGCACAAATTGAGGAATACGGACTTTGTGAAGTATTGGATGAAGTGATGCCTTACGGATGTATTATGGCCGGTGATGTTCAGAAAAATGCACCATGGAAAAGAAAAAAGAAGTTTAGAAAAGCATAA
- a CDS encoding YceI family protein produces MKKIFLLAVLAGGLAFGQSKKVVASDIHWWGYKVAKSEASSHDGTVKVKSGDMVMKGNQLVGGSFVLDMTSINATDLTGEYQQKLNGHLKNGDFFEVEKHPTASFKITGVKKNSDKIYNSLVTGNLTVKGKTNPVTFPAKISYSKGVVSLVSNKFSFDRQKFDVAYKSTMQDVFVKDDIDMVVKVTAQ; encoded by the coding sequence ATGAAAAAAATATTTTTATTAGCAGTATTAGCTGGTGGTTTAGCATTCGGACAGTCAAAAAAAGTAGTAGCTTCTGATATTCACTGGTGGGGATATAAAGTAGCAAAATCTGAGGCAAGTTCTCACGATGGAACTGTAAAAGTGAAATCAGGAGATATGGTGATGAAAGGAAACCAATTGGTAGGCGGAAGTTTTGTTTTGGATATGACTTCTATTAATGCAACTGACCTTACAGGAGAATATCAGCAAAAATTGAACGGACACCTTAAAAACGGTGACTTCTTTGAAGTTGAAAAACACCCTACTGCTAGTTTCAAAATTACAGGAGTAAAGAAAAACAGCGATAAAATCTATAACTCTTTGGTAACAGGAAACCTTACAGTAAAAGGAAAAACAAACCCGGTTACTTTCCCTGCGAAAATTTCTTACAGCAAAGGAGTAGTAAGTTTAGTATCCAACAAATTCTCTTTCGACAGACAGAAATTTGATGTAGCTTACAAGTCTACAATGCAGGATGTTTTTGTGAAAGATGATATTGATATGGTCGTAAAGGTGACTGCTCAATAA
- a CDS encoding DUF1501 domain-containing protein, protein MLIKRRDFLKISSLATASMLMPNFLKAMTFDEALAPSQNILIVLQFTGGNDGLNTIIPAKNDIYFRERKTLAIQDSLALTDEAGINPSLSYFKELFDNGELSVMNNVGYPNPDKSHFRSMDIWQSASRSDEFLETGWLGRFLDEECYRCEHPTQALEVDDMLSLALKGENNKAFAFKDPKRLYQTSQEKYFKSLYDHHHDDETVSYLYQTLGSTINNAGYIFDKSKAKKTEQVYPNSQLGKDFKTVASLIKSDINTQVYYLSVGSFDTHVNQSDRQSKLFSDINEAVKSFVADMKSNGLFNNILLMTFSEFGRRVAQNASNGTDHGTANQMFFVSGNLKKKGILNSLPDLQNLNEGDLIYTEDFRKVYATILKNWLKADSSKVLGWKNGIYDFI, encoded by the coding sequence ATGTTAATCAAAAGAAGAGACTTTCTCAAAATAAGTTCACTGGCCACCGCCTCAATGCTGATGCCCAATTTTTTAAAGGCAATGACCTTTGATGAAGCATTGGCTCCCAGCCAAAACATTCTGATTGTTCTTCAGTTTACAGGAGGAAACGATGGCTTGAATACGATTATTCCCGCGAAAAATGATATTTATTTCAGGGAAAGAAAGACCCTTGCCATTCAGGATTCTCTAGCTCTGACAGATGAAGCGGGGATTAATCCTTCTCTTTCCTATTTCAAGGAGCTTTTTGACAACGGAGAACTATCGGTTATGAATAATGTAGGCTATCCCAATCCTGATAAATCGCACTTCCGAAGTATGGATATCTGGCAGTCGGCAAGCAGAAGTGACGAATTTCTGGAAACAGGATGGCTCGGGCGTTTTCTGGATGAAGAATGTTATCGCTGTGAGCATCCTACCCAGGCGCTGGAAGTGGATGATATGCTGAGTCTCGCTCTCAAAGGGGAAAACAATAAAGCATTTGCTTTTAAAGATCCAAAGAGGTTGTACCAAACAAGCCAGGAAAAGTATTTCAAATCTCTGTATGATCATCATCACGATGATGAAACAGTGTCCTATCTTTACCAGACCTTAGGTTCCACAATCAATAATGCCGGTTATATTTTTGACAAAAGCAAGGCAAAAAAAACGGAACAGGTTTATCCTAATTCTCAGCTGGGAAAGGACTTTAAGACAGTCGCTTCTCTGATAAAATCTGATATTAATACTCAGGTTTACTATCTTTCAGTCGGAAGTTTTGACACTCATGTTAACCAGAGTGACAGGCAAAGTAAACTCTTCAGTGACATCAATGAAGCCGTAAAATCTTTTGTTGCCGATATGAAAAGTAACGGCTTATTCAATAATATCCTGTTGATGACATTTTCTGAATTTGGACGACGTGTTGCTCAAAATGCCAGTAATGGAACGGATCACGGAACCGCGAATCAAATGTTTTTTGTCAGTGGAAACCTTAAAAAGAAAGGTATTCTGAATAGTCTTCCCGATTTACAAAACCTGAATGAAGGCGATCTGATCTATACCGAAGACTTTAGAAAAGTATATGCCACCATTTTGAAAAACTGGCTGAAAGCAGATTCTTCAAAAGTATTGGGCTGGAAAAACGGAATCTACGATTTTATATAA